The Candidatus Dechloromonas phosphoritropha genome includes a region encoding these proteins:
- a CDS encoding ABC transporter ATP-binding protein: MLEIAGLSRQFNGREVLREVSLKLNAGEYVAIVGESGVGKSTLLNLIAGLDRPDSGRLILDGVDYGDLDEDALTRLRRDRLGFIFQAFHVLPHLTVLQNVALPLWLQGRYGSAADAPAQQLLDAVGLGDRAASWPRELSGGEMQRVAIARALVHRPRLVLADEPTGNLDPANGARVLALLAKRIRGAGAIGILVTHSREAATTADRVLLLTAKGLLG; encoded by the coding sequence TTGCTCGAGATCGCGGGTCTTTCTCGCCAGTTCAATGGCCGCGAGGTTCTGCGCGAGGTGTCGCTCAAGCTGAACGCGGGCGAGTATGTGGCGATCGTCGGCGAATCCGGCGTCGGCAAGTCGACGCTGCTCAATCTCATCGCCGGACTCGACCGTCCGGACAGCGGCCGGCTCATTCTGGATGGCGTCGACTACGGGGACCTCGATGAGGATGCTCTCACACGCCTGCGCCGCGACCGGCTCGGTTTCATCTTCCAGGCGTTTCACGTTCTGCCGCACCTCACCGTGCTGCAGAACGTTGCCCTCCCGCTCTGGCTGCAGGGCCGGTACGGCAGCGCGGCCGATGCTCCGGCGCAGCAGTTGCTCGACGCGGTCGGCCTTGGCGACCGCGCGGCAAGCTGGCCACGCGAGCTTTCCGGTGGTGAAATGCAGCGCGTGGCGATCGCCCGTGCCCTGGTCCATCGCCCGCGCCTGGTGTTGGCCGACGAACCCACCGGAAACCTCGATCCTGCCAACGGCGCCCGGGTGCTGGCCCTGCTCGCCAAACGTATCCGGGGGGCCGGGGCGATCGGTATTCTGGTCACGCATTCGCGAGAGGCTGCCACGACGGCCGATCGCGTGCTGCTCCTGACCGCCAAGGGATTGCTCGGTTGA
- a CDS encoding DUF2189 domain-containing protein — translation MTLPPDTTSETDADSGSILAAIARVHIGAPFTWLAKGLSDFYAAPTASLFYGVAFAVMGWAIVFFYGHAYSLTVALIGGFMLLGPGLAMGLYGLSRQREAGEVPRLQPSLSIWRANLSNLGIFALVSGVVFLIWARASMVAFAVFYSSGLPTADDFLREILAFENVEFVIAYLLIGSGFAAFIFSISVVAVPLMLDRDKDAISAMLLSLATVAKNPLPMLLWAALIVTLAGIGFATAFTGLVVTIPVLGHATWHAYRALIPPNAD, via the coding sequence ATGACGCTTCCCCCCGATACAACATCAGAGACCGATGCAGATTCCGGTTCGATCCTTGCGGCGATTGCCAGGGTGCACATCGGCGCGCCCTTCACCTGGCTCGCCAAAGGGCTTTCGGATTTTTATGCGGCCCCGACCGCCAGTCTCTTCTATGGTGTCGCATTTGCCGTCATGGGTTGGGCCATCGTCTTCTTTTACGGTCATGCCTACTCTCTGACCGTTGCGCTGATCGGCGGCTTCATGTTGCTCGGCCCGGGCCTAGCGATGGGACTGTACGGGCTTTCGCGGCAGCGGGAAGCGGGCGAGGTGCCGCGCCTGCAACCCTCGCTGAGCATCTGGCGGGCCAATCTCTCGAATCTCGGGATTTTCGCGCTCGTCAGCGGCGTCGTCTTCCTGATCTGGGCGCGGGCGTCGATGGTGGCCTTTGCAGTGTTCTACTCCAGCGGACTGCCGACGGCGGATGATTTCCTGCGCGAGATCCTCGCGTTCGAGAACGTGGAATTCGTCATCGCCTACCTGTTGATCGGTAGCGGCTTTGCCGCATTCATTTTCTCGATCAGCGTCGTCGCGGTACCGCTGATGCTCGACCGCGACAAGGACGCGATCAGCGCGATGCTGCTCAGTCTCGCCACCGTCGCGAAAAATCCCTTGCCCATGCTGCTGTGGGCCGCCCTGATCGTCACGCTGGCGGGCATCGGCTTTGCAACGGCGTTCACCGGACTGGTCGTCACGATTCCCGTACTCGGGCACGCTACCTGGCATGCTTACCGGGCGCTGATCCCGCCGAACGCCGACTGA
- a CDS encoding pseudouridine synthase: MKTKRTPFRQSKVAGSENRPEKAVDRARSPRDGAPAKVANIAKATVKGGNETPRGRAPRREADAGVVPRTLAPGRRPAPNTGGRANRGSVARDGRPLAEAKPERLQKVLAQAGIGSRREMEQWIAAGRISVNGVTAQIGQSVVPTDRIKIGGRLVNVRFTSTRTPRVVLYHKPEGEIVSRDDPEGRPSVFAALPRIRGGRWIAVGRLDFNTSGLLLFTTSGELANKLMHPSSELVREYAVRVLGELTLETQRLLLDGVELDDGPASFASIDEAGGEGANRWYRVTLFEGRNREVRRMFEAVGCTVSRLIRIRYGPFSLPPQLRRGRVHELDEGEVKAFQSELEKSTKPAVPREEV, encoded by the coding sequence ATGAAAACTAAACGCACGCCTTTCCGCCAATCGAAGGTGGCAGGTTCCGAAAATCGGCCGGAAAAGGCAGTCGACCGTGCCCGTTCCCCAAGGGATGGTGCTCCTGCCAAGGTGGCGAACATCGCGAAAGCAACCGTGAAGGGCGGTAATGAAACTCCAAGGGGGCGTGCGCCGCGGCGCGAAGCCGATGCCGGAGTCGTTCCAAGAACGCTGGCTCCAGGACGTCGCCCGGCACCCAATACGGGAGGGCGGGCGAATCGCGGCAGCGTTGCCCGCGATGGCCGGCCGTTGGCCGAAGCCAAGCCGGAACGTCTGCAGAAGGTGCTGGCGCAGGCCGGTATCGGTTCACGGCGGGAAATGGAACAGTGGATTGCCGCCGGCCGGATCAGCGTCAATGGGGTGACGGCCCAGATCGGTCAGAGCGTGGTGCCGACCGACAGGATCAAGATCGGTGGCCGCCTGGTAAACGTGCGATTCACCTCGACCCGGACGCCGCGCGTGGTTCTCTATCACAAGCCCGAAGGGGAAATCGTCTCGCGTGACGATCCGGAAGGCCGGCCTTCGGTATTCGCCGCCTTGCCGCGCATCCGCGGCGGCCGCTGGATCGCCGTCGGGCGGCTCGACTTCAATACCTCCGGGCTTCTTCTTTTTACCACCTCGGGCGAACTGGCCAACAAGCTGATGCACCCGAGTTCGGAACTGGTCCGTGAGTACGCGGTGCGTGTTCTCGGCGAACTCACGCTGGAAACGCAACGGCTGTTGCTCGACGGTGTCGAACTTGACGATGGTCCGGCCAGCTTTGCCAGCATCGACGAAGCCGGGGGTGAGGGGGCCAACCGCTGGTATCGCGTGACCCTGTTCGAAGGGCGCAACCGCGAGGTGCGCCGCATGTTCGAGGCGGTCGGGTGCACGGTGAGCCGCTTGATCCGGATTCGCTACGGGCCGTTCAGTCTGCCGCCGCAACTCAGACGAGGCCGCGTGCACGAACTGGATGAGGGTGAAGTCAAGGCTTTCCAGAGCGAACTGGAGAAATCGACCAAGCCGGCAGTTCCCCGGGAAGAGGTATGA
- the scpB gene encoding SMC-Scp complex subunit ScpB yields the protein MEASLVKKVLEAALLAAREPMTPLELRKMFDEELAPDILRKLLDELCEEWAERPAELIQLASGWRFRTRAEFLPYLERLNPEKPPKYSRAMLETLAIIAYRQPVTRGDIEEIRGVAVNTNVVRTLEERGWIDVVGHRDTPGRPALFATTKKFLDDLGLRSVSELPPLEQIGQTLELNHEN from the coding sequence GTGGAAGCGAGTCTGGTCAAGAAAGTGCTTGAAGCGGCATTGCTCGCCGCCCGCGAGCCGATGACGCCGCTCGAGCTGCGCAAGATGTTTGACGAGGAACTGGCGCCCGATATCCTGCGCAAGCTGCTCGACGAACTGTGCGAGGAATGGGCCGAGCGTCCGGCGGAATTGATCCAGCTCGCATCGGGCTGGCGTTTCCGGACGCGGGCCGAATTCCTTCCATACCTCGAGCGCCTGAATCCGGAAAAGCCGCCGAAATATTCGCGGGCGATGCTGGAAACGCTGGCCATCATCGCCTACCGGCAGCCGGTAACGCGCGGCGACATCGAGGAAATCCGCGGTGTCGCGGTGAATACGAATGTCGTCAGGACGCTCGAGGAGCGCGGCTGGATCGATGTCGTCGGTCATCGTGATACGCCCGGTAGGCCGGCGCTGTTCGCGACGACGAAGAAGTTTCTCGACGATCTCGGGCTGCGCAGCGTCAGCGAGTTGCCGCCGCTCGAACAGATCGGTCAGACACTGGAACTGAATCATGAAAACTAA